The Vallitalea okinawensis genome window below encodes:
- the metA gene encoding homoserine O-acetyltransferase MetA, protein MPIKIPNSLPAEEILREERIFVMDENRAVHQDIRELKVVILNLMPIKEDTEVQLLRLLGNSPLQVEVSLIHPVSHTSKNTSKEHLGAFYQTFDDIKHKKFDGMIITGAPIEHLEFEQVTYWNELMEIMEWTKTNVTSTMHICWGAQAGLYYHYGIPKYPLDEKMFGIFNHRVKVGNYQLTRGFDETFYAPHSRHTEIKREDVLQHENLLIFSESEEAGVYIVASRDMKYVFVTGHSEYEIDTLKHEYERDVQKGLNIQKPKNYFPGGDVNKRPLITWRGHSNLLFSNWLNYYVYQNTPYKWE, encoded by the coding sequence ATGCCGATTAAGATACCTAACAGTTTACCGGCAGAGGAAATATTACGTGAAGAACGAATTTTTGTTATGGATGAGAACCGTGCTGTGCATCAGGATATTCGTGAGTTAAAGGTTGTTATTCTAAACTTAATGCCAATAAAAGAAGATACTGAGGTACAGTTACTCAGATTATTAGGAAATTCACCTTTACAAGTTGAAGTATCCTTGATTCATCCTGTTAGCCATACTTCTAAAAACACATCTAAGGAACATTTAGGGGCTTTCTATCAAACATTTGATGACATTAAACATAAGAAATTTGATGGTATGATCATAACTGGTGCACCTATTGAACACCTTGAGTTTGAGCAAGTTACATACTGGAACGAGTTAATGGAAATCATGGAATGGACTAAAACAAATGTTACATCCACTATGCATATCTGTTGGGGAGCTCAAGCTGGGTTATATTATCATTATGGAATCCCCAAATACCCCCTTGATGAAAAAATGTTTGGTATATTCAATCACCGTGTAAAGGTTGGTAATTATCAGTTAACAAGAGGTTTTGATGAAACTTTCTACGCACCTCACTCCAGACATACTGAAATAAAACGGGAGGATGTCCTTCAACATGAAAATTTATTAATCTTTTCTGAATCTGAAGAAGCTGGAGTTTACATTGTAGCTTCAAGAGATATGAAATATGTTTTTGTTACAGGACATTCAGAGTATGAAATAGATACATTGAAGCATGAATATGAACGTGATGTACAAAAAGGATTAAACATTCAAAAACCAAAAAACTATTTTCCGGGGGGTGATGTAAATAAGAGACCTTTAATTACTTGGAGGGGTCATTCTAACTTATTATTCTCTAACTGGCTCAATTACTATGTCTATCAAAATACACCTTATAAGTGGGAATAA
- a CDS encoding Hsp20/alpha crystallin family protein: MFDISPYRRGRHCNWHNVDELFYDDFFRMDEKFLPPFYGSHKLKADIRETEDAFEVEIDVPGMTKDDITLRYEQKTLIIEGKRDFKKDIKEENYIRRERSYGSFVRAFYFDHVNEEAISASFQDGVLLVQLPKLPSTKPSKRHINID, encoded by the coding sequence ATGTTTGATATATCACCTTATAGAAGAGGACGCCATTGCAATTGGCATAATGTTGATGAACTCTTTTACGATGATTTTTTTAGAATGGATGAAAAATTCTTACCACCTTTTTACGGCTCTCATAAATTGAAAGCTGACATTAGAGAAACAGAAGATGCATTTGAAGTTGAAATTGATGTTCCTGGTATGACAAAAGATGATATTACTTTGCGTTATGAGCAAAAAACATTAATTATAGAAGGTAAACGTGACTTCAAAAAAGACATTAAAGAAGAAAACTATATAAGACGTGAACGTTCTTATGGATCTTTCGTTAGAGCATTTTACTTTGATCACGTTAATGAAGAAGCTATATCAGCATCCTTCCAAGATGGTGTTTTACTTGTTCAATTACCAAAATTACCATCTACAAAACCATCAAAAAGACATATTAATATCGACTAA
- a CDS encoding YihY/virulence factor BrkB family protein has product MLRYLVLDMIKRIKDDEITAYAAQITYYLILSIFPFMIFFITILGRTNIIATGIEGLTNMMSFVPEEISDLLDQVLREITNKQSDTLVSLSIIITIYSASRGVRAIMRGMNKAYKTRETRGIVQKFFISFIYTIGLALVIVAALALVVFGTILGQMLFEWLGIEELYRQMWDFFRIGVPVLLMLVILLFIYRATPNVKLTFKQVIPGAIFSTLGSFIASGIFSFYVNHFADYSVVYGSIGSIIILLLWIYIISIVLILGGELNASIKVYQDKIQTD; this is encoded by the coding sequence GTGTTACGTTATTTAGTATTAGACATGATTAAACGCATTAAAGATGATGAGATCACCGCGTATGCTGCTCAAATTACATATTATTTGATTTTATCCATATTCCCATTTATGATCTTTTTTATTACAATTTTAGGCCGAACAAACATTATAGCTACTGGTATAGAAGGTTTAACCAATATGATGAGTTTTGTACCAGAAGAAATATCAGATCTCTTGGACCAAGTCTTAAGGGAAATAACCAATAAACAATCCGATACATTAGTATCTCTATCTATTATCATTACCATTTATTCAGCTTCTCGTGGCGTGCGAGCTATCATGAGAGGAATGAATAAAGCTTATAAGACAAGAGAAACAAGAGGTATTGTTCAAAAGTTTTTCATATCCTTTATCTACACCATTGGTTTGGCTTTAGTTATTGTAGCTGCACTAGCACTCGTTGTTTTTGGTACTATTCTTGGGCAGATGCTATTCGAGTGGTTAGGTATTGAAGAACTGTATAGACAAATGTGGGATTTTTTCCGTATAGGCGTCCCTGTATTACTTATGTTAGTCATACTACTCTTTATTTATCGTGCCACACCAAATGTTAAATTGACTTTTAAACAAGTAATTCCTGGTGCCATCTTTTCAACTTTAGGGAGTTTTATTGCCAGTGGTATCTTTTCATTCTATGTGAATCATTTCGCCGACTATTCGGTAGTCTATGGAAGTATTGGTAGTATTATTATCTTGTTATTATGGATATATATCATCAGCATTGTACTAATATTGGGTGGTGAGCTTAATGCATCTATAAAAGTATATCAAGATAAAATTCAAACGGATTAA
- a CDS encoding SpoIID/LytB domain-containing protein: MVKKIVYVICACIAIFYLSLLLIGDLAQQKGIGDESGNPLIIGDAKEGQTVGEGKEDTILEVPDYAITRGLAAKAMALTFYDYSELLTMDTYINFKDCSEEDWYFYYVNVAIANGWMLSDEDVFNPYGLLTEIEAKELFSRVCEDYNGFDMTGYDLKTSDPISYDAFIALYTELIQVNQENIQVSASQLFVYSTQLTDEQLGPWQVATDKGIYDFGGLSLDGFIDKEAIFIANGNKILFVEGILEELPLVTNAYVSAINNEEITLFLGGSSRKLLLDLETDVSVGSIVDFIDDQGTVKELSVKEEKDQGVIKRVNSDEIELAHKSYEFAEEAKIYSNYNGQVRWLGKSDLLVGSNTSTFIIEDKKVCGVIMNVKPHLEKIRVALNSTGFKGLVHGEVKVTCDGPFLLESGNEIKEFAANDTVIIGGDGMAIGDKRVSIYPKNDSDRIKVITIDRGYGETYRQPSYRGIIEVAKQDEGYSIVNELPIEEYLYAVVPSEMPSSYGVEASKVQAITARSYAYNQMYGNRYYRYGAHVDDSVNCQVYNNIPENETSITAVEETKGLGLKSGESVVSANFFSTSCGYTANSGDVWANSSTGQFPQNTPTYLSAAAQYSTDFNSDLTDEEVFYQFISTDQVDAYDESFTWYRWNVTMSREEIEASINYNLKDLYESKPHLVRTLDENSIFRSNYIDGVGELIDVNVYKRGEGGNIMEMIVEGSERTVKVSTEYHIRKLIRPVQYIEGEESIKLYLQNDVIKDNYSVMPSAFYSLEKVKDDQGNLIEIKFIGGGYGHGVGMSQNGVKGMVDLGYNYQSILEHFYQGIKIEPIF; this comes from the coding sequence ATGGTCAAAAAAATTGTGTACGTTATATGTGCTTGTATAGCAATATTTTATCTATCTCTTTTATTAATAGGAGATCTAGCTCAGCAAAAGGGAATAGGAGATGAGTCAGGAAACCCTTTGATAATTGGTGATGCAAAAGAGGGGCAGACTGTAGGGGAAGGAAAGGAAGATACCATACTTGAAGTTCCTGATTATGCAATAACGAGGGGGTTGGCAGCGAAGGCAATGGCTTTAACTTTCTATGATTATTCAGAGTTATTAACTATGGATACCTACATAAATTTTAAAGACTGTTCGGAAGAAGATTGGTATTTCTACTATGTTAATGTGGCTATAGCTAATGGGTGGATGTTAAGTGATGAAGATGTTTTTAATCCTTATGGGTTACTAACTGAAATAGAGGCGAAAGAATTATTTAGCCGAGTATGTGAAGATTATAATGGGTTTGACATGACGGGCTATGATTTAAAAACAAGTGACCCTATCTCATATGATGCATTCATAGCTTTATATACGGAGTTAATCCAGGTTAATCAGGAAAATATCCAAGTTTCAGCAAGTCAACTCTTTGTCTATTCAACCCAGTTAACTGATGAACAATTGGGACCTTGGCAAGTTGCAACAGACAAAGGAATCTATGATTTTGGAGGATTATCCTTAGATGGTTTTATTGACAAAGAAGCTATTTTTATAGCCAATGGCAATAAGATCTTATTTGTTGAGGGGATTCTTGAGGAATTGCCACTTGTAACGAACGCATATGTATCAGCTATTAATAATGAAGAAATCACTCTTTTCTTGGGAGGTAGTAGTCGAAAGCTTCTATTAGATTTAGAAACAGATGTTAGCGTAGGCAGCATTGTAGATTTTATAGATGACCAAGGTACAGTTAAAGAACTATCTGTTAAAGAAGAAAAAGATCAAGGAGTTATTAAAAGGGTAAATAGTGACGAAATAGAGTTAGCACATAAAAGTTATGAATTTGCAGAAGAGGCTAAGATATATAGTAACTATAATGGACAAGTAAGATGGCTTGGTAAATCAGATTTACTCGTTGGCTCCAATACATCAACTTTTATTATTGAGGACAAAAAAGTATGTGGTGTCATCATGAATGTAAAGCCTCATTTAGAGAAGATTCGAGTAGCTCTTAATAGTACTGGATTTAAAGGTCTCGTTCATGGGGAAGTAAAAGTTACTTGCGATGGACCTTTTCTTTTAGAATCAGGTAACGAAATAAAGGAGTTTGCCGCAAATGATACAGTCATTATTGGTGGAGATGGAATGGCTATTGGTGACAAACGCGTTAGTATTTATCCTAAAAATGACAGTGACCGGATAAAGGTCATAACAATTGACCGTGGATATGGTGAGACTTATCGTCAACCAAGCTATAGGGGAATAATTGAGGTTGCAAAGCAGGATGAAGGTTATAGCATTGTCAATGAATTACCTATAGAAGAATATCTATATGCAGTTGTACCTAGTGAGATGCCTTCTTCCTATGGCGTAGAAGCATCAAAAGTTCAAGCCATAACAGCGAGAAGTTATGCTTACAATCAAATGTACGGTAATCGTTACTATCGATATGGTGCTCATGTTGATGATAGCGTCAATTGCCAGGTGTATAATAATATTCCAGAGAATGAAACATCAATTACAGCTGTAGAGGAGACGAAAGGTCTAGGTTTAAAGAGTGGAGAAAGTGTGGTTAGCGCTAATTTCTTTTCAACTTCCTGTGGCTACACGGCTAATTCAGGAGATGTCTGGGCGAATAGTTCTACAGGGCAATTTCCACAAAATACACCCACATACCTATCAGCTGCAGCTCAGTACTCAACGGATTTTAATAGTGATCTTACAGACGAAGAAGTTTTTTATCAATTTATTTCCACAGATCAAGTAGATGCTTATGATGAAAGTTTCACTTGGTACAGATGGAATGTGACAATGAGTAGAGAAGAGATAGAAGCAAGTATTAATTACAATTTGAAAGATCTGTATGAGTCAAAGCCTCATTTAGTCCGGACATTAGATGAAAATAGTATTTTCAGGTCAAACTATATAGATGGTGTTGGCGAGTTGATTGATGTCAATGTCTATAAGAGAGGTGAGGGCGGAAATATCATGGAAATGATTGTTGAAGGATCTGAACGTACTGTTAAAGTATCCACAGAGTATCATATTAGAAAGTTGATTCGCCCAGTTCAATATATTGAAGGAGAAGAATCCATCAAACTTTACCTTCAAAATGATGTGATTAAAGACAACTATAGTGTTATGCCAAGTGCATTTTATAGTCTAGAAAAAGTAAAAGATGATCAAGGTAACTTAATTGAGATTAAGTTTATTGGAGGTGGCTATGGACACGGTGTTGGGATGAGTCAGAATGGGGTAAAAGGGATGGTGGATCTAGGATACAATTATCAATCTATATTAGAGCATTTTTATCAAGGCATTAAGATAGAGCCTATATTTTAG
- the gltB gene encoding glutamate synthase large subunit, with the protein MFKSYGLPEKQGLYDPQFEKDSCGVGFVAQMKGKKSHKIIKDGLQVLINLTHRGAVGADARTGDGAGILIQIPHKFLCKKTKELGYSLPNEGQYAVGMIFLPQEPNARWYCEGVFEKILKQEGLTLLGWRDVPLNEKACGLTASGTRPTVHQIFIAKDRYSNEDFEKKLYIVRKLVENEIRSKKKPYTESFYVCSLSSKTMIYKGQLLAHQIEEFYPELSDKDMVSAIALVHQRYSTNTFPSWDRAQPFRYLAHNGEINTLRGNVNWMNAREGVLASSDVLAEDIQKIFPIVEPNGSDSQSLDNALELLVASGKSMAHAISMLIPEAWQENSGMDEDKKAFYEYHAGLMEPWDGPAAIAFTDGIQIGATLDRNGLRPARYLVTDDDMVVLASETGVLPFESNKVKLKGRLQPGKMFLIDTKEGRIIADDEIKSSLAKAHDYKQWIAKNKLTVDDLPVPHEPAILSRDQLLKRQIIFGYSEEELKRIIAPMAEDGKEAIGSMGNDASLAVLSNQPQLLYTYFKQLFAQVTNPPIDPIREKLVMSLNQFIGDRGNILNQLNKKYNRKFIEIDQPILDTVSFEKIRHIESKDFRPVKIPMTFESASSGQGLEEALQRLCRRTVENIEQGYNIIILSDRFIDRYNAPIPSLLALSCVHHHLIEKKLRTKVDLIVETGDARDVMHMALLIGYGATAINPYVAFDSIHHLLKSKLYINKDLTEDEAFKNYVKALGNGLLKILSKMGICTLQSYNGAQIFEAIGLSTKVVDQYFPGTPSRIDGIDLDIIAKEVVIRHEEAYDQLRNPYNGLSIGGEIHWRKSGENHLFNPETIYKLQHSCRTNDYELYKEYAGLINDQSKKLGTIRGLLKFKKCEPIPIEDVEPIENILTRFATGAMSFGSLSREAHETLAIAMNRIGGKSNSGEGGEDRHRYLTDANGDLRRSAIKQVASGRFGVTTEYLVNAEELQIKMAQGAKPGEGGHLPGHKVSKEIAKVRHSTPGIDLISPPPHHDIYSIEDLAQLIFDLKNVNQEARINVKLVSEVGVGTVAAGVAKGHADVVLISGHDGGTGASPVSSIKYAGIPWELGLAETQQTLLMNDLRSRITVQADGQMKTGRDVAIATLLGAEEFGFATAALIVSGCIMMRKCQKNTCPVGVATQDPELRKLFKGKPEHLINYFTFIASELREIMASLGIKTVEEMVGRVDLLEANNSNRHWKTKQLDLSTILYRPELPARIQPRKIYDQDHGLDTILDRSLVEDYRSLSQRKKKVEGNYPIMNTDRSVGAMLSGQVSIDHGSDGLPEDTLQFAFKGSAGQSFGAFGAKGITFILEGDANDYLGKGLSGAKIIVSPPSDSTFKPDENIIVGNTLLYGATSGEVYINGVAGERFAVRNSGATAVVEGVGDHGCEYMTGGKTLILGKTGRNFGAGMSGGVAYIYDEDGTFVTDQLNTGIVNPEALEAKDQELVKELVTNHRKYTNSEKAEKILNDFDSAVTKFVKIISPAYKAIIESNQTEEAAAVAGL; encoded by the coding sequence ATGTTTAAGTCTTACGGATTGCCTGAAAAACAAGGTTTATACGATCCCCAATTTGAAAAAGATAGTTGTGGAGTAGGCTTTGTTGCTCAAATGAAAGGTAAGAAATCACATAAGATAATAAAAGATGGTTTGCAAGTTCTCATTAACTTAACCCACCGTGGTGCCGTTGGCGCTGATGCAAGAACTGGGGATGGTGCAGGAATTCTCATTCAGATTCCTCACAAATTTTTATGCAAAAAGACAAAAGAACTCGGTTACTCTCTTCCGAATGAAGGTCAATATGCTGTTGGTATGATTTTTTTACCACAAGAGCCGAATGCTAGATGGTACTGTGAAGGGGTCTTTGAAAAAATTTTAAAGCAAGAAGGTCTTACCTTATTAGGCTGGCGTGATGTTCCACTTAATGAAAAAGCCTGTGGTCTAACAGCCAGCGGTACTCGTCCAACAGTTCATCAAATTTTTATTGCAAAAGATCGCTATTCTAATGAGGATTTTGAGAAGAAATTATACATAGTGAGAAAGCTCGTAGAAAATGAAATACGAAGTAAGAAAAAACCTTATACAGAAAGTTTCTACGTTTGTAGTTTATCCTCCAAGACAATGATCTACAAAGGTCAATTGTTAGCACATCAAATTGAAGAATTCTATCCTGAACTTAGCGACAAGGACATGGTATCTGCTATCGCCCTTGTTCATCAGCGTTATTCTACAAATACATTCCCTTCATGGGATAGGGCTCAACCATTTCGTTATTTAGCCCATAATGGTGAGATTAACACATTAAGAGGGAATGTTAACTGGATGAATGCAAGAGAAGGGGTTCTTGCCTCTTCCGATGTTTTAGCAGAAGATATTCAAAAGATATTCCCTATCGTTGAACCTAATGGTAGTGATTCTCAGAGTCTAGATAATGCACTAGAGCTTTTAGTTGCTTCTGGCAAATCCATGGCTCATGCAATCAGTATGCTTATCCCAGAAGCTTGGCAAGAAAATAGCGGCATGGATGAAGATAAAAAGGCTTTTTATGAATACCATGCAGGTTTAATGGAACCTTGGGATGGACCAGCTGCTATTGCTTTTACAGATGGTATTCAAATTGGAGCCACTCTTGATCGTAACGGTCTTAGACCTGCTCGTTATCTTGTTACAGATGATGACATGGTTGTTCTTGCTTCCGAAACAGGTGTATTACCTTTTGAAAGTAATAAAGTTAAATTGAAAGGTCGTCTGCAACCGGGTAAAATGTTCCTTATTGATACAAAGGAAGGACGTATTATTGCCGATGATGAGATTAAATCATCATTAGCAAAGGCCCATGATTACAAACAATGGATTGCAAAAAATAAATTAACTGTTGATGATCTCCCTGTACCTCATGAACCTGCAATACTGAGTAGAGATCAATTATTAAAGAGACAGATTATTTTTGGTTATTCAGAAGAAGAATTAAAACGTATCATTGCACCCATGGCTGAAGATGGCAAGGAAGCAATTGGTTCAATGGGTAATGATGCTTCATTAGCTGTACTATCCAATCAACCACAACTTCTATATACTTATTTCAAGCAATTATTTGCTCAAGTAACCAATCCACCTATTGACCCTATTCGGGAAAAACTGGTTATGTCACTGAATCAGTTCATAGGTGATAGAGGAAATATTCTCAATCAATTAAATAAAAAGTATAACCGTAAGTTTATAGAAATTGATCAACCTATTTTAGACACAGTATCTTTTGAAAAAATCCGTCATATTGAATCAAAAGATTTTAGACCTGTTAAGATACCAATGACCTTTGAATCAGCTAGTAGTGGCCAAGGATTAGAAGAAGCCTTACAGCGTCTTTGCAGACGTACTGTTGAAAACATTGAGCAAGGCTATAACATCATCATCCTTAGTGATCGATTTATAGATCGCTATAATGCTCCAATACCAAGTCTTTTAGCTCTATCATGTGTTCATCATCACCTAATAGAAAAGAAACTTCGTACAAAGGTAGATTTAATTGTAGAGACTGGTGATGCGAGAGATGTTATGCATATGGCCCTATTAATTGGTTATGGTGCAACAGCCATTAACCCCTATGTTGCCTTTGATAGTATTCATCACTTATTAAAGAGTAAATTGTACATTAATAAAGATCTAACTGAAGATGAAGCATTTAAAAACTACGTTAAAGCTCTTGGTAATGGCTTATTAAAAATTCTATCCAAAATGGGTATCTGTACACTACAAAGTTATAATGGCGCGCAGATCTTTGAAGCTATTGGTTTAAGTACAAAGGTAGTTGATCAGTACTTCCCCGGCACTCCATCAAGAATTGATGGTATTGACTTAGATATAATTGCTAAAGAGGTTGTTATCCGTCATGAAGAAGCTTACGACCAATTGAGAAATCCCTACAATGGATTATCAATTGGTGGCGAGATCCATTGGCGCAAATCAGGAGAGAATCATCTCTTTAATCCTGAAACAATCTACAAACTTCAACATAGTTGCCGCACCAATGACTATGAATTATACAAAGAATATGCTGGACTTATTAATGATCAATCTAAAAAATTAGGTACTATCCGTGGTTTATTAAAATTCAAGAAATGTGAACCTATTCCAATTGAAGATGTAGAACCTATTGAAAATATTCTTACACGCTTTGCAACAGGTGCTATGTCCTTTGGATCTCTAAGCAGAGAAGCTCATGAAACGTTAGCTATTGCAATGAATCGTATTGGTGGTAAGAGTAACTCCGGAGAAGGTGGTGAGGATCGTCATCGTTATCTCACTGATGCCAATGGCGATTTAAGACGTAGTGCAATCAAGCAAGTTGCCTCTGGCCGTTTTGGTGTGACAACAGAATATCTTGTCAATGCTGAAGAATTGCAAATTAAAATGGCTCAAGGTGCAAAACCAGGTGAAGGTGGTCACCTCCCAGGTCACAAAGTAAGCAAGGAGATTGCAAAAGTAAGACATTCAACACCAGGAATCGACTTAATATCACCACCACCTCATCACGACATCTACTCTATTGAAGATTTAGCCCAATTAATCTTTGATCTGAAGAATGTCAATCAAGAAGCACGTATCAATGTTAAGCTTGTTTCTGAAGTAGGCGTTGGGACTGTAGCTGCTGGTGTTGCAAAAGGGCATGCTGATGTGGTCTTAATCAGTGGTCATGATGGTGGTACAGGTGCTTCTCCTGTCAGCTCAATCAAATATGCTGGTATCCCTTGGGAACTAGGTTTAGCTGAAACGCAACAGACATTATTGATGAATGACCTAAGAAGTCGAATTACTGTTCAAGCAGATGGGCAAATGAAGACCGGTCGTGATGTAGCCATTGCTACATTATTAGGAGCTGAAGAGTTTGGATTTGCTACTGCTGCTCTAATTGTAAGTGGTTGTATCATGATGCGGAAATGTCAGAAAAATACCTGTCCTGTTGGTGTTGCTACACAAGATCCTGAGTTAAGAAAACTCTTTAAAGGAAAACCAGAGCATTTGATTAATTACTTTACGTTTATTGCATCAGAATTAAGAGAAATAATGGCTTCCTTAGGTATTAAAACAGTTGAAGAAATGGTAGGTCGTGTAGATTTATTAGAAGCCAACAATTCTAATCGCCATTGGAAGACTAAGCAACTTGATTTAAGTACAATCCTCTATCGTCCTGAATTACCAGCACGTATTCAACCTCGCAAGATTTATGATCAAGATCATGGTTTAGATACAATTTTAGATCGTAGTCTTGTTGAAGACTATCGTTCTTTATCACAGCGTAAGAAAAAAGTTGAAGGCAACTATCCTATTATGAACACAGACCGTTCAGTTGGTGCTATGCTTAGTGGGCAGGTCTCAATAGATCATGGCTCTGACGGTTTACCTGAGGATACACTTCAATTTGCTTTCAAAGGTTCTGCTGGGCAAAGCTTTGGTGCCTTTGGTGCTAAGGGAATAACCTTTATATTAGAAGGAGACGCCAATGATTATCTAGGAAAAGGATTATCTGGGGCTAAAATTATCGTATCACCGCCAAGTGATTCAACCTTCAAACCTGATGAGAACATCATTGTTGGTAATACCCTTTTATATGGCGCAACATCCGGTGAGGTTTATATCAATGGTGTCGCCGGAGAACGATTCGCTGTTAGAAACAGTGGTGCTACCGCCGTTGTAGAAGGTGTTGGAGATCATGGCTGTGAATACATGACTGGAGGTAAAACGCTCATTCTTGGCAAAACAGGTCGAAACTTTGGAGCTGGTATGAGTGGCGGTGTAGCTTATATATACGATGAAGACGGTACTTTCGTTACTGATCAATTAAACACAGGTATTGTTAACCCTGAAGCTCTCGAAGCTAAGGATCAAGAACTTGTTAAAGAGCTTGTAACAAACCACAGAAAATATACTAACAGTGAAAAGGCTGAGAAAATACTTAATGATTTTGATAGCGCAGTAACTAAGTTTGTTAAAATCATTTCACCAGCATATAAGGCAATTATTGAATCTAATCAAACTGAAGAAGCTGCAGCAGTCGCAGGATTATAG
- a CDS encoding glutamate synthase subunit beta: MGKITGFKEIERKVGTYKAPEDRVKNYEDIYAPLTPEEVEQQAARCMDCGVPFCTYSCPLANNIPDYNDLIYNHQWEKALQILHSTNNFPEFTGKICPALCESGCVLGINQAPITCKQIELAIIEKGWAEGWVVPQPPATRTGKKIAIIGSGPSGLAAAQQLARAGHKVTVFERSPKPGGLLRYGIPDYKLPKFYVDRRVEQMVDEGVNFKCNTHVGLDIPVEVLKKKYDVICLTGGSSKPRDLDVHGRRLKGIEFAMDFLPQQNKMNDGMEIPLEEQINAAGKNVVVIGGGDTGSDCVGTAIRQGAQNVTQLELMPMPPSERSEFHPWPTYPLILRTSTSHDEATYKYGHDIRNYAIATKYFSGENGKVTKLHCVKLEWSKPDKNGRRTFKEIPKSEFTIDADLVLFAMGFLHPEQKGLLTDLGVEFDQRGNVLTDDNYQTSEPNIFSAGDMRRGQSLVVWSISEGRKLAHCVDEHLMGKTYLQTAL; encoded by the coding sequence ATGGGAAAAATCACTGGATTTAAAGAAATAGAAAGAAAAGTTGGTACTTATAAAGCACCAGAAGATCGTGTCAAGAACTATGAAGATATCTATGCGCCTCTAACTCCTGAGGAAGTAGAGCAACAAGCTGCTAGGTGTATGGACTGCGGTGTTCCATTTTGCACCTACTCTTGTCCATTAGCTAACAATATTCCTGATTATAATGATCTCATTTACAATCATCAATGGGAGAAAGCTTTACAGATCTTACATTCTACAAATAATTTCCCTGAGTTCACAGGTAAAATCTGTCCAGCTTTATGTGAATCAGGATGTGTACTTGGTATAAATCAAGCCCCAATCACGTGTAAGCAAATTGAATTAGCGATCATTGAAAAAGGTTGGGCTGAAGGTTGGGTTGTACCTCAACCTCCAGCAACACGAACAGGCAAGAAGATTGCCATTATTGGGTCTGGTCCTTCAGGTTTAGCAGCCGCTCAGCAACTTGCTCGAGCTGGTCATAAGGTGACTGTATTTGAACGTTCACCTAAGCCAGGTGGTCTTCTACGTTACGGTATTCCTGATTATAAATTACCAAAATTCTATGTAGATAGACGTGTTGAACAGATGGTAGATGAAGGTGTCAACTTTAAATGCAATACCCATGTAGGGTTAGATATCCCTGTAGAAGTGTTGAAGAAAAAATATGATGTTATCTGCTTAACTGGCGGATCAAGCAAGCCAAGAGATCTTGATGTACACGGACGCCGTTTGAAAGGCATCGAATTTGCCATGGATTTTCTTCCTCAACAGAATAAAATGAACGATGGTATGGAAATACCTTTAGAGGAACAAATTAATGCCGCTGGTAAGAATGTTGTTGTTATCGGTGGTGGTGATACAGGTTCTGACTGTGTTGGTACTGCTATTCGTCAGGGAGCTCAAAATGTAACACAATTAGAACTGATGCCTATGCCACCAAGTGAACGCTCTGAATTTCATCCTTGGCCCACATACCCTCTCATTTTACGTACGTCTACGTCACATGATGAAGCAACTTATAAATATGGCCATGATATACGTAACTATGCCATAGCTACAAAATACTTCTCTGGTGAAAATGGAAAAGTGACAAAACTCCATTGCGTTAAGTTAGAATGGAGCAAACCAGATAAGAATGGTAGAAGAACTTTTAAGGAAATACCAAAAAGCGAATTTACTATTGATGCTGATCTCGTTCTTTTTGCTATGGGATTCTTACATCCCGAACAAAAGGGATTACTTACTGATCTCGGTGTAGAATTTGATCAGCGAGGAAATGTTCTTACAGATGATAATTATCAAACAAGTGAACCTAATATCTTTTCAGCTGGTGACATGCGACGGGGCCAATCCTTAGTTGTATGGTCTATATCAGAAGGGCGAAAACTTGCCCACTGCGTAGATGAACACCTCATGGGTAAAACTTATTTACAAACTGCTTTATAA